A region from the Leishmania panamensis strain MHOM/PA/94/PSC-1 chromosome 20 sequence genome encodes:
- a CDS encoding ubiquitin hydrolase, putative (TriTrypDB/GeneDB-style sysID: LpmP.20.3830): MRSGYVGIYNQGSTCYLNSVIQALYHIPAFRRQIYNLPAVQEDSVALALRDVFAQLEVRNRNTTTTELTKAFGWSAQEAAVQHDVHELMQQLFDSLETTLKETPQRNMIRDMFGGLMVYRSRAVDGAEYLSDRLEDFYDVELVVQNKANIEESLREFSSGERIEGVCVELTPGADATPHTIERSQHFLDCPKVLLVHPNRVAFDMETYELVTLRNVWSFDVNLSLSNYVVGDASLKLDKESQEKWKTISHRTHLGASYSLRSILTHAGDATIGHYYVYVNFDGEWVRFNDEVVESATEEDVHKSAFGGQSIQSRYRLFDNERASLLIYVNDDVKEELLHETPPPSAIVEVGRCIEEERTRKEETRKVNYYVCDKSVVDVFDGVHGAPDKLQRQMSVRLSPGQDEMAAIITAAAKELQVTPAQIRIFYRDRHGLSPWSAVETSNSYDSYYYPPIFVDVAPPEAQDDVAPATAATAEPFIAFLRKIESQHDRDVPVAIVHSIPELQALVPHDSIVYESRGGPQYLSAITATNQLVCGANLLYTHQRSSMDAVRGYLQHRQLVCTKVYLYDDYTAEQTELFDLHIAESTPYSTLQMGLYKMMTESSKSLPTPPSHNYLGFFKGNDRCNYAFAMPMASSLTIQWNTYNHTLRDVWGSVQHEHKIVMTVLPMPLEKIDLTVLVTLNGGYNNLPRVYIPRECGSITFHELLELMLEQLSTRLRASAVAGYKQQLAGKARLLRLLRVRRGELLDVVEQLDTLIDLESREDIVLDKLSPAIPGHELVNVLFCRRRSGEYYFGLPTNICVNSSLEEQGDVLLRRIIKKLRYPDEEEAMKKWILCVMNARSRKTRTASKKEVLGDLVKEVGGAPFVLVVDRPQCLRLDGIEEEGHRTESIVIKSTSKTDLSAN; this comes from the coding sequence ATGCGCTCGGGGTACGTTGGCATCTACAACCAAGGTAGCACGTGCTACCTCAACTCGGTTATACAGGCGCTGTACCACATTCCCGCCTTCCGCAGGCAAATCTATAACCTTCCAGCTGTACAAGAGGACTCGGTTGCTCTCGCGCTACGGGACGTGTTTGCACAGCTGGAGGTGCGCAACCGCaacacgacgacgacggagcTGACCAAGGCTTTTGGCTGGTcagcgcaggaggcggcggtgcagcatgACGTTCATGagctgatgcagcagctctttGACAGCCTCGAAACGACGCTGAAGGAGACACCACAACGGAATATGATTCGCGACATGTTCGGCGGCTTGATGGTCTACCGGTCCCGTGCGGTAGACGGCGCTGAGTACCTCTCGGACCGCCTTGAGGACTTCTACGACGTGGAGCTGGTAGTGCAGAACAAGGCTAACATTGAAGAGTCACTGCGGGAGTTCTCATCGGGAGAGCGGAtcgagggtgtgtgtgtcgagcTGACGCCTGGCGCTGACGCAACGCCACACACGATTGAACGCAGCCAGCACTTCCTCGACTGCCCCAAGGTCCTCTTGGTACACCCAAACCGCGTGGCATTTGACATGGAAACGTACGAGTTAGTCACACTACGTAATGTGTGGAGCTTTGACGTTAACTTATCGTTGTCAAATTACGTTGTCGGTGATGCCTCACTGAAGCTCGACAAGGAAAGCCAAGAAAAGTGGAAGACAATTAGTCATCGCACCCACCTCGGCGCGAGCTACAGCCTACGCTCTATCCTCACACATGCCGGCGATGCCACCATCGGGCACTACTACGTGTATGTCAACTTCGATGGGGAGTGGGTGCGCTTTAACGACGAAGTGGTCGAGTCGGCAACAGAGGAGGATGTTCACAAGTCCGCGTTTGGCGGACAGTCGATTCAATCGCGCTACCGACTCTTCGACAACGAGcgcgcgtcgctgctcaTCTACGTGAACGACGATGTcaaagaggagctgctgcatgagacgccgccgccgagcgcGATCGTCGAGGTAGGCCGCTGCATTGAGGAAGAACGCACTaggaaggaggagacgcgCAAGGTGAACTACTACGTATGCGACAAGTCCGTGGTGGACGTGTTCGACGGCGTGCACGGTGCGCCCGAcaagctgcagcgtcagATGTCCGTGCGCCTGTCCCCTGGCCAAGATGAGATGGCCGCGATCatcactgcagcagcaaaggaACTGCAGGTAACGCCGGCGCAGATTCGCATCTTTTACCGCGACCGCCACGGCCTTTCCCCCTGGTCTGCTGTCGAGACGAGCAACTCATACGACTCGTACTATTACCCGCCCATATTTGTCGATGTCGCGCCGCCGGAGGCGCAGGACGATGTGGCGCCGGCcacggccgccaccgccgagcCGTTCATTGCGTTTCTCCGTAAGATCGAATCGCAGCACGACCGCGACGTCCCTGTCGCAATCGTCCACTCCATCCCGGAGCTGCAAGCGCTGGTGCCGCACGACTCGATTGTGTACGAGAGCCGCGGCGGGCCACAGTACCTGAGCGCCATCACAGCGACGAACCAACTCGTGTGCGGTGCAAATTTACTGTACACCCATCAACGCTCGAGCATGGACGCAGTGCGTGGGTACCTTCAGCATCGCCAGCTCGTCTGCACAAAGGTGTACTTGTACGACGACTACACTGCCGAGCAGACGGAGCTGTTTGATCTTCACATTGCTGAATCCACACCCTACAGTACTCTGCAGATGGGGCTCTACAAGATGATGACAGAGTCGAGCAAAAGCCTGCCTACCCCGCCCTCCCACAACTACCTCGGGTTCTTTAAAGGAAACGACAGATGCAACTACGCCTTCGCAATGCCGATGGCGTCGTCGCTTACGATTCAGTGGAACACGTACAATCATACTCTCCGAGATGTGTGGGGCAGTGTGCAGCACGAGCACAAAATTGTCATGACGGTTCTTCCGATGCCGCTCGAAAAGATCGACTTGACGGTGCTGGTCACGTTGAACGGAGGATACAACAACTTGCCGCGCGTGTACATTCCACGGGAGTGCGGCAGCATTACATTTCACGAGCTGCTCGAGTTGATGCTTGAGCAACTGAGCACCCGACTGCGCGCAAGCGCTGTTGCGGGATACAAGCAGCAGCTTGCCGGAAaggcacggctgctgcggctgctgcgagtcCGACGAGGCGAGTTGCTAGACGttgtggagcagctggacaCTCTGATTGATCTTGAGTCGCGCGAGGACATTGTTCTGGACAAGCTGTCTCCGGCAATCCCTGGGCATGAGCTCGTCAACGTGctcttctgccgccgccgctcaggAGAGTACTACTTTGGTCTACCCACGAACATCTGCGTCAACTCCTCTCTCGAGGAACAGGGTGATGTGCTGCTTCGGCGCATCATCAAGAAACTCAGGTACccagatgaggaggaggcaatgAAGAAATGGATACTCTGCGTGATGAACGCCAGGTCGCGCAAGACGCGCACCGCCAGCAAGAAGGAAGTGCTGGGAGACCTCGTCAAGGAAGTTGGTGGCGCACCCTTTGTGCTCGTTGTCGATCGTCCGCAGTGCCTGCGCCTCGACGGTATTGAAGAGGAGGGACATCGAACGGAGTCTATCGTGATCAAGTCCACCTCCAAGACAGATCTTTCCGCGAATTAG
- a CDS encoding hypothetical protein (TriTrypDB/GeneDB-style sysID: LpmP.20.3840) → MPPKAKAPEQRPMSKKALARQAEIDQATKEAQKTYKQHEQLRTNADQIEKGHREYLLLDETVARARLKAERRLYGAAVAELRAEEQFAFATYVKHDHWAHIAEASRLPNVHSEADINDFLSSWKCRQVTYDQYEPETVVVASRAQGGTGGLKLLFIRGEQRLEPQKRQALMKEELLQCYDAYELAEKIKDAQDTCCSVGSMALSYRAAPSTAVLEAVYRQLHATFDFVSTQMLRFYDQIIESADGETVMRTVSTEDPVVKFGLWVKTKDVTRSFTSLAFPDIEVRLDPKQNSLPKLPKMLGLSRENIAVRAVQLAFDPYSCYASRRSQFYALDCTIKIDLLTFDERPRYSGDWQLREETPESHRLHIEEYPPRTAEARVEDPALRISFEVPHTIVIRQSSLFIGRWNAETHEWEPCSGATLGASFGPTARVAENPRRATFEVAELAQFAVLQETVYDVPYESWSLKPFDSSRILFTLEGRHRGDSTDREFRVLLEDAKCRLLSPEDNELAALRSSWWSPAVLLRKLKQSGFNFLVRDEEACFLENITPKSLQLEEKAYADMAQFSQFFTIASSHHNKHGEDADMALFRVSKRWLQLGEEDETFDIPTAADLWHSVRYRTDDCALACFTETDEMTNLNVLDGTETHYNLYSLLTPLEGEDALRGQLFNTNYLLRRCVLELLQLVRPLTWG, encoded by the coding sequence ATGCCGCCCAAGGCCAAGGCGCCGGAGCAGAGGCCCATGTCGAAAAAggcgctggcgcggcagGCCGAAATCGACCAGGCTACCAAAGAAGCACAGAAAACGTACAAGCAGCATGAGCAACTCCGCACCAATGCGGATCAGATCGAGAAGGGGCACCGCGAGTATTTGCTCCTCGACGAGACTGTCGCCAGGGCGCGGCTCAAGGCGGAAAGGAGGCTCTatggcgccgctgtggcagagttgagggcggaggagcagtTCGCGTTTGCTACCTACGTCAAGCACGACCACTGGGCACACATTGCGGAAGCGTCGCGTTTGCCGAACGTCCACAGCGAGGCGGACATCAACGACTTTCTCAGCAGCTGGAAGTGTCGACAGGTGACCTACGATCAGTACGAGCCGGAGACTGTCGTCGTTGCCTCCCGCGCGCAGGGCGGCACAGGAGGCCTGAAACTGCTCTTCATTCGAGGCGAACAGCGTCTAGAGCCACAGAAGCGTCAGGCACTCATGAAGGAGGAACTTCTGCAGTGCTACGACGCCTACGAGCTGGCCGAAAAAATCAAAGATGCGCAAGACACGTGCTGCTCGGTCGGCTCCATGGCGCTGTCTTACAGGGCTGCCCCATCGACAGCTGTGTTGGAGGCAGTGTATCGCCAACTACACGCCACGTTTGATTTTGTGTCGACACAAATGCTGCGCTTTTACGACCAAATCATTGAAAGCGCGGACGGTGAAACCGTCATGCGCACCGTGTCCACGGAGGACCCGGTGGTCAAGTTTGGACTGTGGGTCAAGACAAAGGATGTGACGCGCAGCTTCACGTCACTTGCGTTCCCAGACATCGAGGTGCGCCTTGACCCAAAACAGAACTCTCTGCCGAAGCTGCCCAAAATGCTGGGCCTTAGCAGGGAGAACATTGCCGTgcgtgcggtgcagctggcCTTTGACCCCTATTCCTGCTACGCCTCACGCCGCAGCCAGTTCTACGCTCTCGATTGCACCATCAAGATCGACCTCCTCACCTTCGACGAACGACCGCGATATAGCGGGGATTGGCAGCTGCGTGAGGAGACACCCGAGTCACACAGGCTTCACATAGAAGAGTACCCGCCACGAACCGCCGAGGCCCGCGTCGAGGACCCGGCACTGCGCATCTCCTTTGAGGTGCCTCACACAATCGTGATCCGTCAGTCAAGTCTCTTCATCGGCAGATGGAATGCGGAGACTCACGAGTGGGAGCCGTGCAGTGGAGCAACGCTTGGCGCGTCATTCGGCCCCACCGCGCGCGTCGCGGAGAACCCGCGGCGCGCAACGTTCGAGGTCGCCGAGCTTGCCCAGTTCGCTGTGCTCCAGGAAACCGTGTACGATGTCCCCTACGAAAGCTGGAGCCTCAAACCCTttgacagcagccgcatccTCTTTACATTGGAAGGCCGTCATCGCGGCGACTCTACCGATCGTGAGTTTCGCGTTCTGCTTGAGGACGCTAAGTGCCGTCTTTTATCTCCTGAGGACAATGagctggcagcgctgcgcagctcgtgGTGGAGcccggcggtgctgctgcgcaagctcAAGCAGAGCGGATTTAACTTCCTGGTGCGTGATGAGGAAGCGTGCTTCTTAGAAAACATCACCCCGAAATCCCTCCAGCTCGAGGAGAAAGCGTATGCAGACATGGCGCAGTTTAGTCAGTTCTTCACGATTGCCAGTTCGCATCACAACAAACATGGCGAGGACGCTGACATGGCGCTTTTTCGAGTCTCGAAGCGTTGGTTGCAGCTGGGCGAAGAAGATGAGACCTTCGACATTCCCACAGCTGCGGATCTGTGGCACTCCGTCCGCTACCGCACCGATGACTGCGCTCTTGCCTGCTTCACCGAGACGGACGAGATGACAAACCTGAACGTCCTCGACGGCACCGAGACGCACTATAATCTGTATAGCCTCCTCACGCCTCTGGAGGGGGAAGATGCGTTGCGTGGGCAACTCTTTAACACAAACtacctgctgcggcggtgcgttCTCGAAttgctgcagctcgtccgTCCGCTCACGTGGGGCTGA